The proteins below are encoded in one region of Silene latifolia isolate original U9 population chromosome 2, ASM4854445v1, whole genome shotgun sequence:
- the LOC141642153 gene encoding serine/threonine-protein kinase Nek6-like, translated as MEAENGDLKCKMDDYEVIEEIDSGAFGTSFLVFHKVEQKKYVMKKIRLAKQTEKLKKIAQQEIELISKLNHPYIVEYKDSWLDKENCVCIVRNNCEGGDMAEIIRKTKATMFSEERVCKWMTQLLLAVDYLHSNRILHRDIKCSNIFLTKESDIRLGDIGLAKLVMPDGSSSSVVGTPNYMCPELLANVPYCYKSDIWSLGCCIFEIAARQPAFRASDMNSLINKINRSLISPFPIAYTSTLKQVIKTMLRKSPENRPTAADLLRNTYLQPYVVRCRAASPCHLPVKSPNSKENSPRRLSGGRPNKGKDGREKEARAAVKLVGNFDQCDPISAVVPTNRNCDKSSTSATSEENLETKRVDAVSYLKERCDASETSKCESFASEGLIDLTEANESLIKDTSSLAPEWVDVNIEIGTKKDGSEQHAREVLNVDVKESEEVKPENNMPAVISHDEKCSSLPSVKTTSNEQVPSENGNHETITLKSEKGDNAEVTPSPADLSLLKRTLSAMRGDQGKSGAEVPTHQRADALESLLELCARLLREDKLDDLSGVLRPFGEETVSSRETAIWLTKSLIAAHKSEKEA; from the exons aTGGAAGCAGAAAATGGAGATTTGAAATGTAAAATGGATGATTATGAGGTTATTGAAGAAATTGATAGTGGAGCATTTGGGACTTCTTTTCTTGTGTTTCACAAAGTTGAGCAAAAAAA GTATGTAATGAAGAAGATACGATTAGCTAAGCAAACAGAGAAGTTAAAAAAAATCGCACAACAGGAG ATAGAGCTGATATCGAAGTTAAATCATCCATACATAGTCGAGTACAAAGATTCTTGGCTTGACAAG GAAAACTGTGTATGCATCGTGAGAAACAACTGTGAAGGAGGTGACAT GGCTGAGATCATTAGGAAGACTAAAGCAACTATGTTTTCAGAAGAG CGAGTCTGCAAATGGATGACTCAGTTGTTACTGGCTGTCGATTACCTGCACTCAAACCGCATTCTTCACAGAGATATAAAG TGTTCAAACATATTCTTGACGAAGGAAAGTGACATACGTCTTG GTGACATTGGACTTGCAAAACTCGTCATGCCTGATGGCAGTTCTTCTTCG GTTGTCGGGACACCTAATTACATGTGCCCTGAGCTCCTGGCAAATGTACCTTATTGTTACAAATCAGACATATGGTCACTGG GCTGTTGTATATTTGAGATTGCTGCACGTCAACCAGCATTCAGAGCTTCG GACATGAACAGTTTGATCAACAAGATCAATAGATCATTAATATCTCCATTTCCTATCGCGTACACCTCCACATT GAAACAAGTTATAAAGACCATGCTACGAAAAAGCCCTGAGAATAGGCCAACT GCTGCAGATCTTTTAAGAAATACATATCTGCAACCATACGTGGTGAGGTGTCGTGCCGCGTCACCTTGTCATCTTCCCGTCAAGTCACCAAACTCGAAAGAGAACTCACCTAGAAGACTTTCGGGTGGTAGACCAAATAAGGGAAAAGATGGAAGAGAGAAAGAGGCAAGAGCAGCAGTAAAGCTCGTTGGAAACTTCGATCAATGTGACCCGATCAGTGCCGTGGTACCCACAAACCGGAACTGTGATAAATCATCCACTTCGGCTACCTCAGAGGAGAACCTTGAAACAAAGAGAGTCGACGCTGTTAGCTACTTGAAGGAAAGATGCGATGCTAGCGAGACCTCCAAATGCGAGTCTTTCGCCTCTGAAGGGCTCATTGACCTAACTGAGGCGAATGAAAGCCTTATTAAAGATACTAGCTCACTTGCACCAGAATGGGTTGATGTTAACATTGAGATTGGTACTAAAAAAGACGGTTCAGAGCAACATGCCAGAGAAGTTCTGAATGTGGATGTGAAGGAAAGCGAAGAGGTCAAACCCGAGAACAATATGCCAGCTGTCATATCTCATGACGAGAAATGTTCGTCATTACCGTCTGTAAAAACTACTTCAAATGAGCAAGTTCCATCTGAAAACGGTAATCACGAGACTATCACGTTGAAATCAGAGAAAGGCGATAATGCAGAAGTCACCCCGTCACCAGCTGATTTATCATTGCTTAAGAGGACATTATCAGCAATGCGGGGTGATCAAGGCAAAAGCGGGGCTGAGGTTCCAACCCACCAACGAGCCGATGCATTGGAGTCTCTCCTAGAGTTGTGTGCACGGCTACTTCGTGAGGATAAGCTTGACGACCTCTCAGGCGTGTTAAGACCCTTTGGAGAAGAAACTGTTTCATCTCGAGAAACTGCGATATGGCTGACAAAAAGCTTGATCGCCGCACATAAGTCTGAAAAGGAAGCCTAA
- the LOC141642156 gene encoding chaperone protein dnaJ 6-like, which yields MTCKRKSRVPEQSKIEQEEMDHETSDSEMEDPGESSKGNSLYEVLGVEKTASHQEIRKAYHKLALRLHPDKNPDDKDANEKFQQLQKVMAILGDEEKRALYDETGVVDDDDLAGDAVNDLQSFFKTVYKKVTVADIEEFEANYRGSDSEKNDLINLYKEYKGNMKRLFCSMLCSDAHLDSHRFKDILDEAIASGELKEFKAYKKWAKEVSKMKPPTSPLKRRKKSSKNSDSDLFAIISQRKNDRKDKFDSMFNSMIAKYGGESSSEPTEEEFEAIQKKLESKRGSRKSSR from the exons ATGACGTGTAAGAGAAAATCTAGGGTTCCTGAGCAATCGAAAATCGAGCAAGAAGAAATGGATCATGAAACATCAGACTCGGAAATGGAGGATCCTGGTGAATCTAGCAAGGGAAATTCTCTTTACGAG GTTCTCGGAGTGGAAAAGACTGCTTCACACCAGGAAATTCGCAAAGCATACCACAAGTTAGCACTACGATTACATCCTGATAAGAACCCTGATGATAAG GATGCAAATGAGAAATTTCAACAGCTGCAGAAGGTTATGGCAATTCTCGGTGATGAAGAAAAAAGAGCCCTCTATGACGAGACTGGGGTGGTGGATGATGAT GATCTTGCTGGAGATGCTGTAAACGACTTACAATCCTTCTTCAAAACCGTGTACAAGAAG GTTACAGTTGCTGATATTGAGGAGTTTGAAGCAAACTACAGGGGATCTGATTCTGAGAAAAACGACTTGATCAACCTTTACAAAGAGTACAAGGGTAATATGAAGAG GCTATTTTGCTCCATGCTATGCTCAGATGCGCACTTGGACTCTCATAGGTTTAAGGATATTCTTGATGAAGCTATAGCTTCAG GTGAGCTGAAGGAATTTAAAGCTTACAAGAAATGGGCAAAGGAAGTGTCTAAAATGAAGCCGCCCACAAGTCCTTTGAAGCGAAGAAAGAA GTCGAGCAAGAACTCTGATTCCGATCTATTTGCAATCATATCCCAGCGAAAGAACGACAGAAAGGACAAGTTTGATTCAATGTTCAACTCTATGATAGCCAAGTATGGAGGCGAAAGTTCTTCTGAGCCCACCGAGGAAGAATTTGAAGCTATTCAGAAAAAGTTGGAGAGCAAAAGAGGCTCCAGGAAATCCAGTCGTTAG